From Pseudoalteromonas piratica:
TTATCGAGTTTACTCATCGTATATCCCGTTTATTTGATACGAAGATTACTGTTAAAAATACATTTATACCTAGTTTCACGCCATTTTTCAATTTTTTGAGAATTTTCTTTATTTTTAGCGGTAGGTTAAGGACAATTCAATGATCAAAAACAACTTATAGGTATGCATAATGCAACTTTCTAAATTGCTCCAAGAATTAGATAGTTTACTCGCCCCCCACAAGGTAAAAGACTTTAGTCCAAACGGCCTTCAAGTAGAAGGAAAAGACACCGTTAGCAAAATTATTACTGGCGTAACAGCAAGCCAAGCGTTAATTGATGTCGCAATAGAGAAAAATGCGGATGCGATTTTGGTTCACCATGGTTATTTTTGGAAAGGCGAAGCCTATCCGATTACGGGCATGAAAAAGCGTCGCATTGGTGCCTTAATCAAAAATGACATCAGCTTAATTGGCTATCATTTGCCAATTGATGTGCACCCAACCCTTGGCAATAATGCCAAACTCGCTGAGTTATTAGATATTGAGTATGAAGCAGGCCTTGATCCTTACAGTGACCCAAGCATTGCAGTGAAAGGGCGCTTAAAAACACCACTGAGCGCTGAAGAGTTTGCCGATAAAATAGAACGCGTGCTCAATCGCAAACCGTTAGTTGAAAGTGTACGTGGCAAGAACATAGAGACCATTGCCTGGTGTACAGGCGGTGGCCAAGGCTATATTGATTTAGCTGCGAGTCAAGGCATTGATGCCTACCTGACGGGTGAAGCATCAGAGCAAACGATACACAGTGCGCGCGAACAAAGTATCGATTTTTTTGCAGCAGGTCATCATGCAACTGAACGTTATGGTGTAAAGGCTGTGGGTGAATATTTAGCGGAAAAATTTGATTTAGACGTTGAATTTATTGATATAGACAATCCAGTTTAATAAAAAAAAGCAGCTAATTTAGCTGCTTTTTTATTTTTCTCGGTTAATAACCGAGCTTTAATATGTTTATTTGTTGTTCAATAACGGCAAGTTCACACCGTTTATAGGTTAAAGCAGCCTGCTGAGAGTTAGG
This genomic window contains:
- a CDS encoding Nif3-like dinuclear metal center hexameric protein gives rise to the protein MQLSKLLQELDSLLAPHKVKDFSPNGLQVEGKDTVSKIITGVTASQALIDVAIEKNADAILVHHGYFWKGEAYPITGMKKRRIGALIKNDISLIGYHLPIDVHPTLGNNAKLAELLDIEYEAGLDPYSDPSIAVKGRLKTPLSAEEFADKIERVLNRKPLVESVRGKNIETIAWCTGGGQGYIDLAASQGIDAYLTGEASEQTIHSAREQSIDFFAAGHHATERYGVKAVGEYLAEKFDLDVEFIDIDNPV